CAGCGCCAAAGGTTGCTTCACCTTTTGAAGTTGGCACTTTTACCGCAACCTCTATCGCTTATCGAACCCCTCGAATCTACCTCTGGCAAGGGGCATTAAACATCATTCGTGAGCATCCTGTTTTAGGTGTCGGATTAGATACCATCGGACTTGTTCATTCCCGGTATAAACCCATAGAATCTGCAATAGCAGAAGGGGCTTATGCCACCGCAGCCAGTGCCCATAATGAACTATTAGATGTGTGGGTTTCCAGAGGAACAATTGGATTAATTATCTATCTCTGGGTGCTGATTAGTTTCTTAGTTATTTCTTTAAAAAACTATTGGTCTTATAAGGGGATAGAAAAATTCTTTATTACGGGATTATTAGCCAGCTGGTTTTCTTATCTTATTCAAAATCAATTTAGCCCAACAGGTATCTCATCTTCTTATCTTTTCTGGATAATTATGGCTTTAGGTATGGTATTTAGTGCAAAGCAGAAGTCTTTCGTGTTATCTCCTCTAATCAAAGAATTTCGATGGTTTATTCTTCTGACCACATCAGGAATAGGAATTGGGCTGTGGATTTTATTAGTCGTCCGACCCTGTATTGCTGATTTTAATTATGAACAAGGAACTTTACTTCAAACTATGCCTCAATATGAGAAAGAAACTCAATACCGGTTTGAGCGGGCACTAAAATATAACCCTTATGAAACACAGTACCATCGGGAGGTGTGTTCTATTTACCTTAATCGGGCACAGACTACAGGTGAAGAGACATGGATTAAAAAGACTATTGAGCAATCTAAAAAGTTAGTCAAATTTAATCCTGAGGATGGTGTGGGGAATTCTATTTTAGGGGCAGGATACTATCTGGAAGGCAAGGAATTAAATGAGGCGGTGAAGTATTTCAAAAGGGCAATAGAGATAGACCCCTATAACCCTGACCCACATAATACCCTTGCTTTAGGCTATCAAAGACTCGGAAAATATGACGAGGCAATTAAAGAATTTAAACAGGCATTCTGGTTAAAGCCTGATTATTCTATGTCTATTGAGAACTTGATGCGTCTCTATGCCAATATTGGTAAAGGTGATATTAAATCTGATATTAAGGAGATATTAACCAGAGAATCTGGGGGGCGAACGAGCAGGATTAGAGAAAGATTAGTTGAATTTCATCTTAAAGAAAATAATCTGGATGAGGCGGCTAAAGAATGTATCATAATTCTTCACCTTATTCCAGAAAATGTAAATATCTGTAGAACTTTAGGTAATATCTATGCCCAGCAAGGAAAAATTGATGAGGCAAAAAAGGCATTTAATCATTTATTAAAGATTAAGCCAGATGATATTTATGCCAGGGAATTTTTGGCAAAGGTAGATAAACATCATTTCTGACAGAAAAAATAATACTCGATGTTCAAGTTTTTTAAAGATATAAAGATTTAACCGCAAAGAGCGCAAAGGAAGATTTCGCAAAGGACGCAAAGAAAGGGAAATTACGGGACGGGGAAGGGTTCAGGTAGGATAAAAATAAGGAGAAAGGGAGAAGATGGAGAAGTGGAGAAAAGAAGAGTTAACTGATAGGATTATTAATGCCTGTATTAATGTCCATCAAAAGTTAGTGTCGTGTTGAACAAATAACGCACGGAATTCGATTCTGGTAACTGGTGATTGGTAACTGGTAATTAAATACCGTTTGGCTGATCTCAGGACGAAACTATTTAACCAGTTACCAATTATCCGTTTACAGGTTATGGGATCTGATGATACGCCGTGCAAAACTTACTCAACACCACATTAGGACCTGGTTTTCTGGAGAGCATCTATCACAATGCCTTGAGGGTTGAGTTTGCAAGACAGAACATTATCTTTGAATCAGAAAAAGAAGTCAAGATATTCTATCAAGGTGTTGAGGTTGGGATTCATAGACTTGATCTTTTCGACCTGTGCGGTTAAATGTAAAATGGATAATGTAAAATGAGAAATGTAAAATGAAAATGTATAACTGAAAGGTAATGAGTCTGGCGAAGTAGTAAAATTTCCCATTTTTCATTTCCTATTTTACATTTTACATTTATTTTTCCTTTGCGTCTCTGCGATGAATTAGTCTAATCGCACAGGTGGGATCTTTTTGTTGAAGATGAGATTGTGGTAGAGATTAAAACTGTTGAGGAGAGAAGTGGGAAGTATTATAATCAGGTTAGATCATACATTAGAGCAGTGGATAAAGAAATTAGGGTTACTGGTAAATTTCGCAGACTCCAGGATTGATGTCCGAAGGGTGGAGCAAGAAAAAGTTTGAGCCAATTCTCCCTTTTCCCCATTTCTCCTTGTTTACACTTCTAATGTATAGCCCTGAACGGTTACAAAAATCCGTTATATCCGTCTAATCCGATTACTAAAAAATTAAACTAATTAAACTAATGAGGAGGTAGATTTAAAATGGGTAAAAGAAGTTTAAAGGAAAATTCAAGAGGAACAAGGATTAAGAAGATAATGTGTAGCATTGGGGTGATGTGTATCTTGCTGGGCAGTAGCACTATAGCCCAGGGTATAGAATGGCAGTGGCCATGGTTAAAAAGTAAGGAGCAAAAGACTAAGCAGGAAAAGGTGGTTAAAAAGAAAAATCTACCACTTAGAGCAAAACAAATCGGCACGCCGACTGTTCAGGCATTGGTGGATAAAGTCAAGGAGAATTACCAGAAGATTCAAGATTTGAAGGCAGAGATGGTAGTTACAGTAGAAAAAGTAGGAGGATGGGGGTACCCAATACTTACAGATAAGATTACTAAGGCAGGAAAATATTACTTTAAAGCACCTGATAAAATTAAATATGAAGACCCAAAAGACCATGATAGAGATACTGTTTGGAAGGGATTAACTCAGTATGTTAGAGCTTATCATGGCTCAAATGTTCCAAGTACTAGAGAACCTTGGTATTCTCTTTTAGAGCCTGATAATCTATATTTCTACTGGCGGTTGGATGAGATAATGACTAAGTTTGATACGAAGGTGATTGATAATCCTCAACCTGATGTCTGGGTGATTGAGGCGGTGCCGAAAGATAGTAATCATGAGGATGATTATAATTATCCATATTCAGATGGTAGATTGGAAGTTTTTGTTAATTATGATAAAGGCGTGATTACTAAAATTGATGTACACGGTATTACTCTTGGTTTGCTTTCTTCCCGAAGAGAATCCCAAGATTTTACATTAATTAATAATATTTGGATACCAACAAAATTTATTAGGACATCTTTTGGAGATAAAGAGGTAAAAGAAGAAATAACACTTAGCAATATACAGTTAAATACTGGTATTCCAGATAGCGAGTTTGAGTTTTAGCAGGAGTAGAAAGTAGAGAGTAGAAAGTAGAAAGTTTTAAGGAGGTAAAATAATTATGTTTAAAAGAGTTATAGCCTTATGTTTGGTAAGTAGTTTATTTTGGTTAAGTCCTGCTTTTGCTAAAAATCCTGTGTTGATAGTTCATGGACTCAATGGAGATTCACAGAGTTTTAAAGATGGATGTATGGTAAAGACATTACAAAATGCAGGACTACAGGTGTTTACCTTAGCAGATGTAGGTGGTGATTTTCCTAATAGAGGACAAGGATTAATACAGGAAGATGTAAAATTGCTTAAACAAGCAATAGATGAAGTTAAGAGGCGAACAGGAGCAACTAAAGTTGATATAGTAGCCCATTCAAGAGGTGGTATTGTAGCTGAACTTTATACGATGATGTATGGTAATCAGTATCAACCTACAATGGAATATACATATCATCCACCTGAGGATCCTCGGCTATTAAAGAAGAAGACCATCACCAACATCCCCCGCTACGGCAATGATGTCAATCAAATCATTATGATGGGGACACCGCAGATGGGGAGTTTTTGGTCGGATTTTGGGCATGATAATCCTGTTCTTTCTGACCAACTTAGAAAACTTGGGATTGCTAAGGATGCACCTGATCAATATACAGTAGGTGTAGAGCAATTGCAGGAAGAAGGTAGTGCCTTTATGGAATATTTCTGGAAGAATAAATTAAATTCAGACCTACCAACGATTACTTATATTAATTTAGCTGAGGATAGGATTTGCCCACCATTGTTTAAATAGGGTGATGGTGTAGTTACTTTTGATTCTGCCTGTGGGGTGGAATTACTTCAACAATTGCTTTTTGGACGCAGATGAACGCAGATGAACACAGATTTTAAAGAAAAAATCACTTGCATTTAAAGATAAACAGGTGTATACTTTCTTTGCGGCCTTTGCGCCTTGGCGTGAAAAAAAAAGAGACTCTCACGCAAAGACGCAAAGAGAAAGAAGGGAAATCTATTTGAGGAGGTAAAAAAAACAATGTGTAATCTAAAAGGTTTAAAGGAAAATTCAAGAGGGACAGGGATTAAGACCATAATGTGTAGCATTGCGGTGATATGTGTTTTGCTATGCAGTAGCACTATAGCCCAGGGTATAGAATGGCAGTGGCCATGGCTAAAAGCTAAGGAGCAAAAGACGAAGCAAGAAAAAGTGGTTAAAAAGAAAAATCTACAACTTAAACCAAAACAAATCGGCACGCCGACTGTCCAGGCATTACTGGATAAGGTCAAGGAGAATTACCAGAAGATTCAAGACTTGAAGGCGGATGTGGCAGCAAAAGCAGAATGTACACCTAGCCCACCATTGCCAGGTTTGTATACCGTTAACATGAAGTGGTACTTTAAAGCACCAGATAAGCTTAAAATGGTTCCTCCTAATGAGAAGAGAAGAACTATTGTGAAAAATAATACCAAGTATACCCTTCACCTAAGATGGGGGAAATGGGAAATTGATTCTAAACCACTTTATTGGTATTATTTATTAGACCCGGGTAGGTTTGATTTCTACTGGCGGCTGGATGAAATAATAACTAAATTCGATACCAAAGTCATCAACCACCCAGAAGAAAATATCTGGGTCATTGAGGCTGTGCCGAAAAAAAGTAATCCTGAGGATGATTATAATTATCCTTTGCCAAGAGTTGGATTAGAGATTTATATTGATTATGAAAAAGGAGTAATGACAAAAATTGTTGATTTTGATGCAAAAACTGGAGAAAAGGATACTCCATGGTGTGAAATTAAAGATTTTAAATTGATTAGTAATATTTGGGTACCAACAAAATTTATAAAAATTACAGAATCAACAGAGGAAATCACACTTTCTGACATTCAACTAAACATTGGTATTCCAGATAGTGAATTTGAATTTTAGTTTAACTTTTTGGAGGTGATAATTATGTTAGCAAAAAAGGTAGCCTTATGTTTGATTCTTAACTTATTGTGGTCAAGCATTGCTTTTGCAAAGTACCCAGTGCTTATTCTTCCAGGAATTAATAGCACTTCACAAGATATGAAGGATGGATGTTTAGTAACCACATTGAAAAATGCGGGGATAGATGTATTTACTATGGCGGATGTAGGTAAAGAGTTTTTGAATCGTGGACAGGGATTGATTCAAGAAGATGTGAAATTACTTAAGCAGGCAATTGATGAAGTAAAGAGACGAACAGGGAGTGATAAGGTGGATATAGTCGCTTACTCAAGAGGTGGACTGGTTGCTGAACTTTATACTATGATGTATGGAAATCAATACCAATCTACAATGGAGTATACATATTATCCTGCTGGAGTTAAAAGAGAAGAAAGATTTAAAAAAACTAAGACCATCTCCAACATCCCCCGCTATGGCAACGACATCAATCAAATCATCATGCTGGGCGCACCAAATAAGGGGAGTTTTGGGGCAAATGTGGCGTATAGTCTACCTTGGTTGGCTAACTTGGTTGATGAGATTGCTAATATATTTGGCCATGACCCGCCGGATGCTGATACTGTGGGAATGGAACAATTACGCACTTCGAATAACTTTATGACCTATTTCTGGCAAAAGGCACTAAATCCTGAAGTTCCTAAAGTCAAATACATTAATCTGGCTGAAGATAGGATAGATAATGGTGATGGAGTAGTATCTTTTGATTCTGCTAAAGGGGTAGAATTACATCAACAATTATTAGAAACTATCGCATTGAGTACCTTAAATATTCCATCTGTCCATCATACAAATTTATTCAAAGATGTAGGTGTCAAGAAGGAGATATTACAAGAAGAATTTGATGCTTACCCTATCACTGCCAATATCTCTATCTTAAGGGAATCTCCTGTCAGAGAAGGGGCAATATCTATCTCTATTACCTTATCCGAATCTTTATCTTCAGCACCAACACTATTTATTAAAGGTAACGGTGCTTTTTCTTCTCCACATCCAATATCTTTAGCCGGCTCGGGTAAGAACTTCTCTGTAATCTTGAATATTTCCAAAGGGACTGACGGCAGCGCAAGGCTTTATTTTGAGGAGAAAACACAAATGCAGGTAAAGATAGCCAGTGCTGATTGTAAAGAAGATATTATTGAAACTATTGAAGTACCAATATCAGGCTACCATTCCTTTTTAATTGACACCGAGGAGCCGGAGGTAACTGCTACTACCCCAGCAAATGGTGAGGTGATTATTGCTGAGGAGACACCCTGGACAGTCAATATCTCTGCTACGCTTTTTGACCCACCAGTTAACAGCTATGCCTCCGGGATTGATAATTCAACTATTGTATTGAATACTCCTCAAGGAACCTTTCATCAAGCATCAGCAGTGAATAATTTAGATTACGGTGAGTATTCTTGCTCAATTGAAGCAAAGGATAATGCCAATACACCAGGACATGACTTGAAAGGGTCTCCTTATCGCTGGAGTTTTGAGATTGTGCCACCTATCTTTGTATCTATCCATCCTGCCTGGCAGGATTTTACAGAGCCACATGAATCCCATACTCATTACATCACTATCACTAACAAGGCAAAGAATAAGTCTTTTA
This bacterium DNA region includes the following protein-coding sequences:
- a CDS encoding O-antigen ligase family protein — its product is MMKQVSKFATNCDKFIVGCLMLIVFGIPLFFGLNVNSLDLQKIAFMWTLSLIIAITWITKIVWTREFNFVRTPLDIPIFAFLLVSILATIFSIHPIISLIGFYSHHEGLLIVITYIFLFYGVVNFINKELMPWMMDVIILSGVLVAGYGIIQHYGLDPVKWELFMGGRVSSSLGNPIGFGNHIVMVLGIAVCLFLSKEIITRRKTKQIPSSKKKKKMILKPAQQYKPIVEIPWWIYGICIGIILYGLVFSGSRAPFLGMLGGIGVIGILLAKRIIIKKKQVGILGVMFVGYLVFSNINPEIAIIGRFTSMLKPPAPKVASPFEVGTFTATSIAYRTPRIYLWQGALNIIREHPVLGVGLDTIGLVHSRYKPIESAIAEGAYATAASAHNELLDVWVSRGTIGLIIYLWVLISFLVISLKNYWSYKGIEKFFITGLLASWFSYLIQNQFSPTGISSSYLFWIIMALGMVFSAKQKSFVLSPLIKEFRWFILLTTSGIGIGLWILLVVRPCIADFNYEQGTLLQTMPQYEKETQYRFERALKYNPYETQYHREVCSIYLNRAQTTGEETWIKKTIEQSKKLVKFNPEDGVGNSILGAGYYLEGKELNEAVKYFKRAIEIDPYNPDPHNTLALGYQRLGKYDEAIKEFKQAFWLKPDYSMSIENLMRLYANIGKGDIKSDIKEILTRESGGRTSRIRERLVEFHLKENNLDEAAKECIIILHLIPENVNICRTLGNIYAQQGKIDEAKKAFNHLLKIKPDDIYAREFLAKVDKHHF
- a CDS encoding GxxExxY protein, whose translation is MQNLLNTTLGPGFLESIYHNALRVEFARQNIIFESEKEVKIFYQGVEVGIHRLDLFDLCG